A single window of Chloroflexota bacterium DNA harbors:
- a CDS encoding glycosyltransferase family 4 protein: protein MTRKTYKVLMIAPTSFFADYGCHVRIREEALVLRQMGNQVTICTYHNGRDVAGLDIRRTMPIPWRTNYEVGSSRHKIGFDVLLGWTALSVALQIKPDVIHGHLHEGALIGYPLSKLLGVPLVFDFQGSMTSEMIDHRFLNPKGPFYRPARWLEEQIVKLPSAIITSSCHAASLLMNDFHCPADKIIAIPDCVNTDFFSPSQSREALHALKTSLGIPHERQVVVYLGLLAEWQGTGLLLQAASKLIPRRPNVHFLIMGFPSVDIYRAQAQQLGLEDHVTFTGKIPYEQAPSFLSVGDVAVAPKISSTEGSGKLLNYMAMGLPVVSFDVPVSREYLDSLGTYACPGDATSLAEALEDLLADRERSKMLGQHLRQRAIERYTWLEAGQRIMDVYDRVSAK from the coding sequence ATGACGCGGAAAACATACAAAGTGCTGATGATCGCACCCACTTCCTTCTTTGCGGACTATGGCTGCCATGTGCGCATCCGAGAAGAAGCCCTCGTTCTACGGCAAATGGGCAATCAGGTAACCATTTGTACGTACCACAATGGGCGCGATGTTGCTGGTCTGGACATTCGCCGCACCATGCCTATTCCATGGCGCACAAACTATGAGGTTGGATCTTCAAGGCATAAGATTGGCTTTGATGTCTTGCTAGGGTGGACAGCGCTTTCCGTAGCTCTGCAGATCAAACCCGACGTCATTCACGGGCACTTGCACGAAGGTGCCCTAATTGGCTACCCATTGAGCAAGCTGTTGGGCGTGCCACTTGTCTTTGATTTCCAGGGAAGCATGACCAGTGAAATGATAGACCATCGTTTCTTGAATCCAAAGGGGCCATTCTATCGTCCGGCCCGTTGGTTGGAGGAACAGATCGTGAAACTGCCTTCCGCCATCATCACTAGTTCATGCCATGCGGCGAGTCTGCTGATGAATGACTTCCACTGTCCGGCAGACAAGATTATTGCTATTCCAGATTGCGTCAATACTGATTTCTTCTCGCCTAGCCAATCCAGAGAGGCATTACACGCGCTAAAAACCAGCTTGGGCATTCCACACGAGCGACAGGTTGTGGTTTACTTGGGATTGCTGGCCGAGTGGCAAGGCACAGGCTTGCTTTTGCAAGCAGCGTCTAAATTGATTCCCCGCCGGCCCAATGTGCATTTCTTAATCATGGGTTTCCCGTCCGTGGATATTTATCGTGCGCAAGCGCAGCAACTTGGGCTGGAGGACCACGTTACGTTCACCGGCAAAATTCCCTACGAACAAGCCCCAAGCTTCCTATCCGTAGGCGATGTAGCAGTAGCTCCTAAGATTTCGAGCACAGAAGGCAGTGGCAAATTGCTGAATTATATGGCGATGGGCCTGCCTGTTGTGTCCTTCGACGTGCCCGTCAGCCGGGAGTATTTGGATAGCCTAGGCACTTATGCCTGTCCAGGCGATGCTACTTCTCTGGCCGAAGCCTTGGAAGATTTGCTTGCAGACCGGGAACGATCCAAGATGCTGGGACAACACCTGCGCCAGCGTGCTATTGAACGTTATACCTGGCTCGAGGCTGGCCAACGGATCATGGACGTGTATGACCGGGTTAGTGCCAAGTGA
- a CDS encoding site-2 protease family protein, with product MDTRSLIAGALGILLALDVHECFHAWVADRLGDPTARYMGRISLNPLVHLDPLGTMMMLLAAFSGRGIGWGKPVPVNPRNLRYGPRVGMGIVSFAGPFANLLTATLIALPLRLRLPLPGALPFLLVNVMFINIGLAIFNLIPLPPLDGYGVLQGILASIRGPTSYRLSRSLTVLEQQGPFLLLLLILSSQFLGLNLLWRFMDPLVMFFARLILGV from the coding sequence GTGGATACTCGCAGTCTAATCGCGGGAGCCTTGGGAATCTTGCTCGCGCTTGATGTGCATGAATGTTTTCATGCCTGGGTTGCCGACCGTCTGGGCGATCCGACAGCCCGATATATGGGACGAATATCGCTCAATCCGCTGGTACACCTAGACCCATTGGGTACTATGATGATGTTGCTTGCCGCATTCTCTGGTCGTGGCATTGGCTGGGGCAAACCAGTGCCAGTAAACCCACGCAACCTGCGCTATGGGCCGCGCGTTGGCATGGGCATCGTGTCCTTTGCTGGCCCCTTTGCCAACTTGCTCACTGCCACGCTTATTGCCCTGCCGCTCCGTTTGCGTCTGCCATTGCCAGGCGCATTGCCTTTCCTACTCGTGAATGTGATGTTCATCAACATTGGTTTGGCGATCTTTAACCTGATTCCCTTGCCGCCGTTGGATGGATACGGTGTCCTGCAAGGCATTTTGGCCAGCATACGCGGACCAACAAGCTATCGGCTATCTCGAAGCTTAACGGTTCTGGAACAGCAGGGCCCTTTTCTCCTGCTTCTATTGATCCTGTCCAGTCAATTCCTGGGACTGAATCTTCTATGGCGTTTTATGGACCCGCTGGTGATGTTCTTTGCCAGGCTCATATTGGGTGTGTGA
- a CDS encoding phosphoglucomutase/phosphomannomutase family protein — protein MPIRFGTDGWRAVISDEFTFENVRHVALAIADYVLETREDSRAPLVIGFDTRFLSDRYAREVARVLADAGLTVYLSKSDCPTPALAYAIRHLGALGGVMITASHNPPRYNGIKFKAQHTGPALPDETRRIEEILERNLADGRVPTTTKWAIANSDTDYPGILRFDPMPPYLAHLRTLVDFQAISASRLRVVVDPMYGAGRGYIASFLREAGCEVTELHGVMNPGFGGIHPEPIERNLNDLVITMRSGQYDLGLATDGDADRIGAVDAQGHFVDPHRIFSLILRHLVEEKHGRGAVVKTVSTTQLLNKLSQHYGLPLYETPVGFNHICALMLKEDVLMGGEESGGMTIKGHVLDGDGILMGLLLTELLAYQHKPLHQVIAELMDEFGHFYYGRNDVHTQTFDKRELTQRLTAEAPERILHHKVVQVNNSDGVKYLLDDDSWLLIRPSGTEPLLRIYAEARNRQEVQALLAVGAGLANM, from the coding sequence ATGCCCATTCGCTTCGGGACCGATGGCTGGCGAGCGGTAATCAGCGATGAGTTCACATTTGAAAACGTGCGCCATGTAGCACTGGCCATCGCCGACTATGTATTGGAGACAAGAGAGGATTCGCGAGCCCCTTTGGTAATAGGTTTTGATACCCGATTCCTCTCCGACCGCTACGCACGTGAAGTAGCGCGGGTCCTTGCTGATGCAGGACTGACCGTTTACCTGAGCAAATCGGATTGTCCCACACCCGCACTGGCTTATGCCATCCGGCATCTAGGGGCATTGGGTGGTGTGATGATCACCGCTAGCCACAATCCACCACGCTATAACGGGATCAAGTTCAAAGCACAGCATACTGGCCCAGCTCTGCCCGATGAAACGCGTAGGATAGAAGAAATACTCGAACGAAACCTAGCCGATGGTCGGGTGCCTACGACAACGAAGTGGGCTATCGCCAATTCCGACACAGATTATCCAGGCATTTTGCGTTTTGATCCGATGCCACCTTATCTGGCCCACCTGCGTACACTCGTTGACTTCCAAGCGATCTCCGCATCGCGCCTACGCGTGGTGGTGGATCCAATGTACGGCGCAGGACGAGGCTACATCGCTTCTTTTCTGCGCGAAGCCGGCTGTGAAGTAACAGAGCTCCATGGTGTGATGAACCCTGGCTTTGGCGGTATCCATCCCGAACCTATTGAGAGAAACCTGAACGATCTAGTTATCACCATGCGCAGCGGGCAATACGATCTTGGGTTAGCCACCGATGGCGATGCCGATCGCATTGGCGCTGTGGACGCGCAGGGCCATTTCGTTGACCCCCATCGCATCTTCTCCCTGATACTGCGCCATCTTGTGGAGGAAAAGCACGGGCGAGGAGCAGTGGTCAAAACTGTCTCGACCACGCAATTGCTCAACAAACTCTCTCAGCACTATGGTCTGCCCTTGTACGAAACCCCTGTTGGCTTCAACCACATTTGCGCTCTGATGCTCAAAGAAGATGTGTTGATGGGCGGCGAAGAGAGCGGGGGCATGACCATCAAAGGGCACGTTCTGGACGGCGATGGTATTCTGATGGGTTTACTGCTGACCGAATTGCTTGCATATCAGCACAAGCCTTTGCATCAGGTCATCGCAGAATTGATGGATGAATTCGGCCATTTTTACTATGGACGCAATGATGTACACACACAAACTTTCGATAAAAGGGAACTAACGCAGAGGCTAACCGCAGAAGCTCCAGAGAGAATTTTGCACCACAAAGTAGTACAAGTAAACAACAGCGATGGAGTAAAATACCTTCTGGATGATGATAGCTGGCTCTTGATCCGTCCCTCTGGGACCGAACCCCTCTTACGCATTTACGCTGAGGCTCGGAATCGTCAAGAAGTACAGGCGTTGCTTGCAGTGGGTGCGGGTTTGGCAAACATGTGA
- a CDS encoding DNA polymerase III subunit alpha: MSGFTHLHVHTEYSLLDGMCKIKDLVAYAKELGMEALAITDHGAMYGVMEFYQEAQQAGIKPIIGCEVYLAPKSRFKHTPRTEAQTFHLILLVKNETGYKNLIQLTTKAHLEGFYYKPRVDKELLQRHSAGLIALSACGSGEIPRLIQEGQIDAAREAIRWYQNTFGPQNFYLELQRHVAMPEMEATNRALLALGRELGVDCVATNDVHYIRQDDAAAHEVLLCIQTGTTMDDPDRLRMGSDDFYLRSEQEMADLFADVPEALANTSRIVAECAFELKNEGFHLPPFEVPQGYTAHTYLAHLCQEGFRQRYPLITPELRARLDHELKIIHDMNFDVYFLIVWDLIRFARSRDIPWNVRGSAAASIVAYSLGLTNLEPLRHGLIFERFLNPGRINMPDIDLDFPDDRRNEMIEYVIGKYGSDQVAQIITFGTMAARAAIHHVGRALGLPPGEVVRLAKLVPAGQKVKIQDALESSPELRAMYEQDDYIRNLIDKARQLEGVSHHVSTHAAGVVIADKPLAEYVPVQHIPKGKEIITQYPMGALEDIGLLKIDFLGLSTLTIMRRAVELINARHGTALRLDNIPTDDPAIYELLSTGNVIGLFQVEGAGMRRVLQELQPSNFEDVVALLSLYRPGPMQFIDSYVARKHGREKVEYIHPSLEPILRDTYGIILYQEQIIRIATDIAGYSSAEADLMRRAVGKKKEKELKEQRDKFVRGAMERGLPRDKAEEIFAAIEYFANYGFNKAHSAAYAVITCQTAYLKAHYPVEYMTALLSVERNNTDKIAALVAECRRLGIQVLPPDINRSDLDFAIEDLSAPKEPVKDRTVLWRAAIRFGLGAIKNVGEGPVLTILQARAAHGPFTSVADFCRRVDLRQINKRALESLIKVGALDSLAERPRLLAIMDRMLGLSHLHHQASAVGQLAFDALYARSSSDADLMADQVFVPPIAQKEMLAWEKELLGVYMSDHPLQHLAQDSWDTRSDKHYTPLDQIDESLKGHTVMVAGRVLRARSTMTRKGEEMAFVELEDLSGSIDVVLFPKTHKQCKELLVEGQLLVVEGKVDVRDGKVQLVGDIVQDYALANAGKSKEMPRVHLLEINLRCSGNRDHDVQLLRKVYKILEEHPGQDHFRFNIISEQGRVQLEFPNVTTNFVPELEMLLKETLGENALYVQRIEA; this comes from the coding sequence ATGTCAGGATTTACTCACCTGCACGTGCACACAGAATACTCCCTGCTCGATGGCATGTGCAAGATCAAGGACCTCGTTGCGTATGCCAAAGAACTAGGCATGGAAGCGCTGGCGATCACGGATCACGGTGCAATGTATGGTGTCATGGAATTCTATCAGGAGGCACAGCAGGCCGGCATCAAACCAATCATTGGCTGCGAAGTATACCTGGCGCCAAAGAGCAGGTTCAAGCACACTCCGCGTACAGAGGCCCAGACATTTCACCTCATTCTCCTGGTCAAGAATGAAACGGGCTACAAGAACCTAATCCAGTTGACGACCAAAGCCCACCTAGAAGGTTTTTACTACAAACCTCGCGTCGACAAAGAGCTTTTACAGCGACACAGCGCTGGACTGATTGCTCTGTCTGCTTGCGGATCAGGCGAAATCCCCAGGCTGATCCAGGAAGGCCAAATAGATGCAGCACGGGAGGCCATACGTTGGTATCAAAACACCTTTGGCCCGCAAAACTTTTATCTCGAATTGCAACGCCATGTCGCCATGCCGGAGATGGAGGCGACAAACCGGGCATTGTTGGCGCTTGGCCGTGAGCTCGGAGTTGATTGTGTTGCTACAAATGATGTCCACTACATACGCCAAGATGACGCCGCTGCCCATGAGGTATTGCTGTGCATTCAGACCGGTACAACGATGGATGACCCTGATCGCCTGCGCATGGGCAGCGACGATTTCTACTTGAGAAGTGAGCAGGAAATGGCTGACCTGTTCGCCGACGTGCCCGAAGCTCTGGCCAACACCAGCCGCATCGTAGCGGAGTGTGCATTCGAGCTCAAGAATGAAGGCTTTCATTTGCCACCTTTTGAGGTACCGCAGGGTTATACAGCCCATACCTATCTCGCCCACCTTTGCCAAGAAGGTTTTCGGCAACGCTATCCATTGATCACCCCAGAATTGCGTGCCCGGCTCGATCACGAATTGAAAATCATCCATGACATGAACTTTGACGTCTATTTCTTGATCGTTTGGGATCTGATAAGGTTTGCCAGAAGCCGGGATATCCCTTGGAACGTACGCGGTTCGGCTGCTGCTAGCATCGTGGCCTATTCGCTGGGTTTGACCAATTTGGAACCACTCCGTCATGGCCTCATTTTTGAGCGTTTCCTCAACCCTGGTCGGATCAACATGCCAGATATTGACTTGGACTTTCCGGATGATCGCCGCAACGAGATGATCGAGTACGTTATCGGCAAATATGGCAGCGACCAGGTGGCGCAAATTATCACTTTCGGCACCATGGCAGCACGCGCAGCCATCCACCATGTAGGTCGTGCATTGGGCCTTCCACCAGGGGAGGTAGTTCGCCTGGCCAAACTGGTGCCTGCCGGCCAAAAGGTCAAAATACAGGATGCCCTGGAATCTTCCCCCGAGTTGCGCGCCATGTACGAGCAGGATGACTACATACGCAACCTGATTGACAAAGCCCGTCAGCTCGAAGGAGTTTCGCATCATGTCTCCACCCATGCCGCGGGCGTGGTCATTGCAGACAAGCCGTTGGCTGAATATGTCCCTGTGCAACACATTCCCAAGGGCAAAGAAATTATCACCCAGTATCCAATGGGAGCTCTCGAAGACATCGGCCTATTGAAGATAGACTTCCTTGGCCTCTCCACCCTGACGATTATGCGCCGCGCGGTCGAATTGATCAATGCACGTCACGGCACTGCCTTGCGTCTGGACAATATCCCCACGGATGATCCGGCTATCTATGAGTTGCTCTCTACAGGCAACGTCATTGGGCTGTTCCAGGTTGAAGGTGCGGGAATGCGCCGGGTGCTGCAGGAGTTGCAACCTTCCAATTTTGAGGACGTAGTGGCGCTCCTCTCCCTCTACCGACCTGGCCCCATGCAGTTCATAGATAGTTACGTCGCCCGCAAACATGGGCGAGAGAAAGTCGAATACATCCATCCCAGTTTGGAGCCCATCCTGCGCGATACGTACGGCATCATCCTTTATCAAGAGCAAATTATCCGTATTGCGACAGATATTGCTGGCTACAGCAGCGCCGAAGCAGATCTAATGCGCCGTGCTGTGGGCAAGAAGAAGGAGAAAGAACTCAAGGAGCAACGGGATAAATTTGTGCGGGGTGCTATGGAGCGTGGCTTGCCTAGAGACAAAGCCGAAGAAATCTTTGCGGCTATTGAATACTTTGCCAACTATGGTTTCAATAAGGCTCACAGCGCAGCTTACGCAGTGATCACTTGCCAGACGGCTTATCTCAAGGCACATTATCCTGTTGAGTACATGACTGCTCTGCTTTCAGTCGAACGCAATAATACCGATAAGATCGCAGCCCTTGTTGCAGAATGCCGCCGGCTCGGAATCCAGGTGCTTCCCCCCGATATAAATCGCAGCGATCTTGACTTTGCAATAGAAGATTTATCTGCCCCGAAGGAGCCGGTAAAGGATCGCACTGTACTTTGGCGTGCGGCAATCCGCTTTGGTTTGGGCGCTATCAAGAATGTAGGTGAAGGACCGGTGCTGACCATCTTGCAGGCTCGCGCCGCGCATGGTCCTTTCACCAGTGTGGCCGATTTCTGTCGGCGTGTAGATTTGCGGCAGATCAATAAGCGTGCTCTAGAAAGTCTCATTAAAGTCGGAGCTTTAGATTCTTTGGCTGAAAGACCTAGATTGCTGGCTATCATGGACCGTATGCTGGGGTTGAGCCATCTGCACCACCAGGCCAGCGCCGTTGGGCAACTGGCTTTTGATGCCCTTTATGCGCGTTCCTCGAGCGACGCCGATTTGATGGCGGATCAAGTTTTTGTCCCGCCCATTGCGCAAAAAGAAATGCTCGCCTGGGAAAAAGAACTCCTAGGAGTCTATATGTCAGACCACCCCCTGCAACACTTGGCGCAAGATTCCTGGGATACTCGCTCAGACAAGCATTACACGCCACTTGATCAGATTGATGAATCGCTCAAAGGCCATACAGTAATGGTTGCAGGGAGAGTGCTCAGAGCTCGCTCGACCATGACGCGCAAGGGCGAAGAAATGGCCTTTGTAGAATTGGAAGACTTGAGTGGTAGCATAGATGTGGTGCTCTTCCCCAAGACCCACAAGCAATGTAAAGAATTGTTGGTAGAAGGCCAATTGCTCGTGGTGGAGGGCAAGGTAGATGTACGCGACGGCAAGGTCCAGCTTGTTGGGGACATAGTGCAGGATTACGCACTGGCAAACGCCGGCAAAAGCAAGGAAATGCCCCGGGTGCATTTGCTTGAGATCAACCTCCGCTGCAGTGGCAATCGCGACCACGATGTGCAACTGTTGAGAAAAGTGTACAAGATCCTCGAAGAACACCCTGGCCAAGACCATTTTCGCTTCAACATCATCAGTGAGCAGGGACGCGTACAGTTGGAATTCCCGAATGTGACCACGAATTTTGTGCCGGAACTGGAGATGCTGCTCAAGGAAACCCTGGGCGAGAATGCGCTTTACGTGCAAAGGATAGAGGCATGA
- a CDS encoding prephenate dehydrogenase/arogenate dehydrogenase family protein: MSFRTTLVGLGLVGSSLGLALKGTGADLEIIGHDKDSDAARRAYKSGCVDRTEWNLINACEGADLIIISTPLADVKSTLAAIAQDVKPGCVITDTASLKVPVLDWARESLPSTVHFVGGHPIINKRDSEPTVPTADLFTGSVYCLTPSTSTPPEALQKVSDLAEAVGARPYYMDAAEHDGLIAAVEQLPLLMALALQTTAGQSPAHREMRQLSGIDFASVTRLLAGDAEGLAELCTLNAVNLARWLDVILPQLSVLRDLVANKDDTALQKSFASALEAHAGWTRKGEEGEPTDYDDFSMARTIFGGAFKPPK; encoded by the coding sequence ATGTCCTTTAGAACAACACTTGTTGGATTAGGACTGGTTGGTAGCTCCCTAGGGCTAGCCCTTAAGGGGACCGGTGCTGACCTAGAAATCATTGGCCACGACAAAGACAGCGACGCAGCCAGGCGTGCTTATAAGAGCGGCTGCGTGGATCGCACCGAGTGGAATTTGATCAATGCTTGCGAAGGAGCGGACTTGATCATCATCAGCACGCCATTGGCCGATGTCAAAAGCACTTTGGCAGCCATTGCACAGGACGTCAAACCAGGCTGTGTCATCACCGATACGGCCAGCCTCAAAGTGCCCGTGCTGGATTGGGCGCGCGAATCCTTGCCCAGCACCGTTCATTTCGTTGGCGGACACCCTATCATTAATAAAAGGGATTCCGAACCCACAGTACCTACCGCCGATTTGTTTACCGGCAGTGTCTATTGCCTGACGCCTAGCACGAGCACGCCTCCAGAAGCCTTGCAGAAAGTTTCGGACCTGGCTGAGGCTGTAGGAGCCAGACCATATTACATGGATGCTGCCGAACACGATGGTTTGATTGCTGCAGTGGAGCAATTGCCCCTTCTTATGGCGCTTGCTTTGCAGACCACTGCCGGCCAGAGCCCAGCCCACAGGGAAATGAGACAGTTATCCGGTATAGATTTCGCCAGCGTCACACGATTGCTGGCTGGCGATGCAGAAGGGCTGGCCGAGCTATGCACATTGAACGCGGTTAACCTTGCCCGCTGGCTCGATGTGATCCTTCCACAACTCTCTGTCCTTCGTGATCTTGTCGCTAATAAAGATGATACAGCGCTTCAGAAATCTTTTGCGAGTGCCCTAGAGGCTCATGCAGGTTGGACACGCAAGGGAGAAGAGGGCGAACCAACCGATTACGATGATTTTAGTATGGCGCGCACGATATTCGGCGGGGCCTTCAAGCCCCCAAAATAG
- a CDS encoding N-acetyltransferase, whose product MTGVQIHPTAEVSPQAQIGEGTKIWHQAQVREGARIGRSCIIGKGVYIDFDVVIGDRVKIQNGASIYHGVTIEDGVFIGPHACLTNDKFPRAITPEGQLKRDADWEVGKILIQHGASIGAGVIILPGVTIGRFAMVGAGAVVTADVVAHGLVVGNPARLVGFVCQCGHRLVQASSTEQQGKTRYLFCPVCGREYTFPA is encoded by the coding sequence ATGACAGGCGTGCAGATTCATCCAACAGCTGAGGTTTCACCTCAGGCTCAAATCGGCGAGGGCACAAAAATCTGGCACCAGGCTCAAGTTAGAGAAGGCGCTCGGATTGGACGGTCTTGTATCATTGGTAAGGGTGTTTACATAGACTTCGATGTGGTAATTGGCGACCGGGTCAAGATACAAAACGGTGCATCTATTTACCATGGAGTGACAATTGAGGATGGTGTTTTCATTGGCCCGCATGCCTGCTTGACTAATGACAAGTTTCCACGAGCCATCACTCCGGAGGGACAATTAAAACGCGATGCAGACTGGGAGGTAGGCAAGATCCTTATCCAGCACGGCGCTTCCATTGGGGCTGGAGTGATCATCCTCCCCGGAGTCACCATTGGCCGTTTTGCCATGGTGGGAGCCGGCGCAGTCGTAACTGCAGATGTCGTGGCACATGGCTTGGTCGTGGGCAACCCAGCCCGGCTTGTTGGTTTTGTCTGTCAATGCGGCCATAGGCTTGTGCAAGCAAGCAGTACAGAACAACAGGGCAAAACGAGATATCTCTTTTGCCCTGTGTGTGGACGCGAGTATACTTTTCCTGCCTAG